From a single Eleginops maclovinus isolate JMC-PN-2008 ecotype Puerto Natales chromosome 2, JC_Emac_rtc_rv5, whole genome shotgun sequence genomic region:
- the LOC134859135 gene encoding high-affinity choline transporter 1-like isoform X1, with protein sequence MDCALFNQTIMAVNVPGLVAVVVFYIVILVIGIWASRKSKKVEKTCAGKKSEVAIVGGRNISVLVGVFTMTATWVGGGYILGTAEAVYSPSQGLIWAMGPPAYLTNFVLGGLFFAKPMRSKRYVTMLDPFQHRYGNMLTATLLLPALMSDILWVACILAALGGTMSVILGLSSALSIVISAAVSITYTFLGGLYSVAYTDIIQLSFIFFSLWLCIPFLLLSPAVTDVTHTINLNQTIGSSWTGELKLEDAGKWADEMLLLALGGLAYQALYQRILSAASSAQAQVTCFAAAGTVFIMGIPSVIIGAVASTADWNQTAYGLPSPFERGEAGKILPLSLQYLTPTWLSVLGIGSVAAAVMSSMDSVLLSSASMFTQNIYKMTLRKQATERELKWVIRISVLVVGLAGTGLAFGDNSVFGLWLVSGDLLYCVIFPQLICVLHFRSANSYGAFSGFTVGLLLRALSGEPLLGIPAVILYPGWREVDGVILQYFPFRTIAMLASLISVIAVSWLVQLGFCNKLIPQSWDLLGVFEEEKQAQGDEVPVPLEEKNNILNTKL encoded by the exons ATGGACTGTGCTTTGTTTAACCAGACAATCATGGCAGTGAATGTTCCTGGACTGGTGGCAGTGGTTGTTTTTTACATTGTGATCCTGGTAATTGGGATCTGGGCATCACGGAAGTCCAAGAAAGTGGAGAAGACATgtgctggcaaaaaaagcgAGGTTGCCATCGTTGGTGGCCGCAACATCAGTGTCCTGGTCGGGGTTTTCACCATGACag caACATGGGTTGGTGGAGGTTACATTTTGGGAACGGCTGAGGCTGTTTATTCTCCTTCTCAAGGTCTCATCTGGGCTATGGGGCCTCCTGCATATCTTACCAATTTTGTTTTGG GAGGATTGTTTTTTGCAAAACCTATGAGGTCAAAGCGCTACGTGACAATGTTAGACCCATTTCAGCATCGCTATGGAAACATGCTCACTGCAACACTTCTGCTTCCTGCTTTGATGAGTGATATTTTGTGGGTTGCCTGCATTCTTGCAGCTCTTG GAGGAACAATGAGCGTAATTCTTGGCCTGTCATCTGCCCTCTCGATCGTTATCTCGGCAGCTGTCTCCATCACCTACACATTTCTAGGGGGACTCTACTCTGTGGCATATACTGATATCATCCAGCTGTCCTTCATCTTTTTCAGCCTG TGGCTCTGTATTCCTTTTTTGTTACTCAGTCCTGCAGTTACTGATGTCACGCATACAATCAACCTGAACCAAACCATTGGAAGCTCCTGGACCGGAGAGTTGAAGTTGGAGGATGCAGGAAAATGGGCGGATGAGATGCTGCTATTG GCTTTAGGCGGACTGGCTTATCAAGCTCTATACCAGAGGATCCTCTCCGCAGCTTCGTCTGCTCAGGCTCAGGTCACCTgctttgctgctgctgggacTGTTTTTATTATGGGAATCCCGTCAGTCATCATTGGAGCAGTGGCTTCGACTGCAG ACTGGAACCAGACAGCGTATGGTCTACCCTCTCCTTTTGAACGAGGGGAGGCAGGGAAGATCCTGCCTCTGTCCCTGCAGTACCTCACACCCACCTGGTTGTCTGTGTTAGGGATTGGATCTGTGGCGGCAGCAGTAATGTCCTCAATGGACTCTGTGCTGCTGTCTTCAGCATCCATGTTCACACAAAACATATACAAGATGACTTTGAggaagcag GCAACAGAGCGGGAGTTGAAGTGGGTGATCCGTATTAGCGTGCTGGTGGTGGGCCTGGCAGGAACAGGCCTGGCCTTTGGTGATAACAGCGTGTTCGGCCTCTGGCTGGTAAGCGGTGACCTCCTCTACTGCGTCATCTTCCCGCAGCTCATCTGCGTGCTGCACTTCCGCTCTGCCAATAGTTACGGTGCCTTCAGCGGCTTTACAGTGGGACTGCTGTTGCGTGCGCTGAGCGGGGAGCCGCTGCTGGGGATCCCTGCTGTCATCCTGTACCCCGGCTGGAGAGAGGTGGATGGTGTTATCTTACAGTACTTTCCCTTCAGGACAATCGCCATGCTTGCCTCCTTGATAAGTGTTATTGCAGTTTCCTGGCTGGTGCAGTTAGGCTTTTGTAACAAACTAATTCCTCAGTCCTGGGATTTACTGGGGGTGtttgaagaggaaaaacaggcaCAGGGAGATGAAGTACCTGTTCCTTTGGAGGAAAAGAACAACATCCTTAATACAAAATTATAG
- the LOC134859135 gene encoding high-affinity choline transporter 1-like isoform X3, which produces MAVNVPGLVAVVVFYIVILVIGIWASRKSKKVEKTCAGKKSEVAIVGGRNISVLVGVFTMTGGLFFAKPMRSKRYVTMLDPFQHRYGNMLTATLLLPALMSDILWVACILAALGGTMSVILGLSSALSIVISAAVSITYTFLGGLYSVAYTDIIQLSFIFFSLWLCIPFLLLSPAVTDVTHTINLNQTIGSSWTGELKLEDAGKWADEMLLLALGGLAYQALYQRILSAASSAQAQVTCFAAAGTVFIMGIPSVIIGAVASTADWNQTAYGLPSPFERGEAGKILPLSLQYLTPTWLSVLGIGSVAAAVMSSMDSVLLSSASMFTQNIYKMTLRKQATERELKWVIRISVLVVGLAGTGLAFGDNSVFGLWLVSGDLLYCVIFPQLICVLHFRSANSYGAFSGFTVGLLLRALSGEPLLGIPAVILYPGWREVDGVILQYFPFRTIAMLASLISVIAVSWLVQLGFCNKLIPQSWDLLGVFEEEKQAQGDEVPVPLEEKNNILNTKL; this is translated from the exons ATGGCAGTGAATGTTCCTGGACTGGTGGCAGTGGTTGTTTTTTACATTGTGATCCTGGTAATTGGGATCTGGGCATCACGGAAGTCCAAGAAAGTGGAGAAGACATgtgctggcaaaaaaagcgAGGTTGCCATCGTTGGTGGCCGCAACATCAGTGTCCTGGTCGGGGTTTTCACCATGACag GAGGATTGTTTTTTGCAAAACCTATGAGGTCAAAGCGCTACGTGACAATGTTAGACCCATTTCAGCATCGCTATGGAAACATGCTCACTGCAACACTTCTGCTTCCTGCTTTGATGAGTGATATTTTGTGGGTTGCCTGCATTCTTGCAGCTCTTG GAGGAACAATGAGCGTAATTCTTGGCCTGTCATCTGCCCTCTCGATCGTTATCTCGGCAGCTGTCTCCATCACCTACACATTTCTAGGGGGACTCTACTCTGTGGCATATACTGATATCATCCAGCTGTCCTTCATCTTTTTCAGCCTG TGGCTCTGTATTCCTTTTTTGTTACTCAGTCCTGCAGTTACTGATGTCACGCATACAATCAACCTGAACCAAACCATTGGAAGCTCCTGGACCGGAGAGTTGAAGTTGGAGGATGCAGGAAAATGGGCGGATGAGATGCTGCTATTG GCTTTAGGCGGACTGGCTTATCAAGCTCTATACCAGAGGATCCTCTCCGCAGCTTCGTCTGCTCAGGCTCAGGTCACCTgctttgctgctgctgggacTGTTTTTATTATGGGAATCCCGTCAGTCATCATTGGAGCAGTGGCTTCGACTGCAG ACTGGAACCAGACAGCGTATGGTCTACCCTCTCCTTTTGAACGAGGGGAGGCAGGGAAGATCCTGCCTCTGTCCCTGCAGTACCTCACACCCACCTGGTTGTCTGTGTTAGGGATTGGATCTGTGGCGGCAGCAGTAATGTCCTCAATGGACTCTGTGCTGCTGTCTTCAGCATCCATGTTCACACAAAACATATACAAGATGACTTTGAggaagcag GCAACAGAGCGGGAGTTGAAGTGGGTGATCCGTATTAGCGTGCTGGTGGTGGGCCTGGCAGGAACAGGCCTGGCCTTTGGTGATAACAGCGTGTTCGGCCTCTGGCTGGTAAGCGGTGACCTCCTCTACTGCGTCATCTTCCCGCAGCTCATCTGCGTGCTGCACTTCCGCTCTGCCAATAGTTACGGTGCCTTCAGCGGCTTTACAGTGGGACTGCTGTTGCGTGCGCTGAGCGGGGAGCCGCTGCTGGGGATCCCTGCTGTCATCCTGTACCCCGGCTGGAGAGAGGTGGATGGTGTTATCTTACAGTACTTTCCCTTCAGGACAATCGCCATGCTTGCCTCCTTGATAAGTGTTATTGCAGTTTCCTGGCTGGTGCAGTTAGGCTTTTGTAACAAACTAATTCCTCAGTCCTGGGATTTACTGGGGGTGtttgaagaggaaaaacaggcaCAGGGAGATGAAGTACCTGTTCCTTTGGAGGAAAAGAACAACATCCTTAATACAAAATTATAG
- the LOC134859135 gene encoding high-affinity choline transporter 1-like isoform X2 yields the protein MAVNVPGLVAVVVFYIVILVIGIWASRKSKKVEKTCAGKKSEVAIVGGRNISVLVGVFTMTATWVGGGYILGTAEAVYSPSQGLIWAMGPPAYLTNFVLGGLFFAKPMRSKRYVTMLDPFQHRYGNMLTATLLLPALMSDILWVACILAALGGTMSVILGLSSALSIVISAAVSITYTFLGGLYSVAYTDIIQLSFIFFSLWLCIPFLLLSPAVTDVTHTINLNQTIGSSWTGELKLEDAGKWADEMLLLALGGLAYQALYQRILSAASSAQAQVTCFAAAGTVFIMGIPSVIIGAVASTADWNQTAYGLPSPFERGEAGKILPLSLQYLTPTWLSVLGIGSVAAAVMSSMDSVLLSSASMFTQNIYKMTLRKQATERELKWVIRISVLVVGLAGTGLAFGDNSVFGLWLVSGDLLYCVIFPQLICVLHFRSANSYGAFSGFTVGLLLRALSGEPLLGIPAVILYPGWREVDGVILQYFPFRTIAMLASLISVIAVSWLVQLGFCNKLIPQSWDLLGVFEEEKQAQGDEVPVPLEEKNNILNTKL from the exons ATGGCAGTGAATGTTCCTGGACTGGTGGCAGTGGTTGTTTTTTACATTGTGATCCTGGTAATTGGGATCTGGGCATCACGGAAGTCCAAGAAAGTGGAGAAGACATgtgctggcaaaaaaagcgAGGTTGCCATCGTTGGTGGCCGCAACATCAGTGTCCTGGTCGGGGTTTTCACCATGACag caACATGGGTTGGTGGAGGTTACATTTTGGGAACGGCTGAGGCTGTTTATTCTCCTTCTCAAGGTCTCATCTGGGCTATGGGGCCTCCTGCATATCTTACCAATTTTGTTTTGG GAGGATTGTTTTTTGCAAAACCTATGAGGTCAAAGCGCTACGTGACAATGTTAGACCCATTTCAGCATCGCTATGGAAACATGCTCACTGCAACACTTCTGCTTCCTGCTTTGATGAGTGATATTTTGTGGGTTGCCTGCATTCTTGCAGCTCTTG GAGGAACAATGAGCGTAATTCTTGGCCTGTCATCTGCCCTCTCGATCGTTATCTCGGCAGCTGTCTCCATCACCTACACATTTCTAGGGGGACTCTACTCTGTGGCATATACTGATATCATCCAGCTGTCCTTCATCTTTTTCAGCCTG TGGCTCTGTATTCCTTTTTTGTTACTCAGTCCTGCAGTTACTGATGTCACGCATACAATCAACCTGAACCAAACCATTGGAAGCTCCTGGACCGGAGAGTTGAAGTTGGAGGATGCAGGAAAATGGGCGGATGAGATGCTGCTATTG GCTTTAGGCGGACTGGCTTATCAAGCTCTATACCAGAGGATCCTCTCCGCAGCTTCGTCTGCTCAGGCTCAGGTCACCTgctttgctgctgctgggacTGTTTTTATTATGGGAATCCCGTCAGTCATCATTGGAGCAGTGGCTTCGACTGCAG ACTGGAACCAGACAGCGTATGGTCTACCCTCTCCTTTTGAACGAGGGGAGGCAGGGAAGATCCTGCCTCTGTCCCTGCAGTACCTCACACCCACCTGGTTGTCTGTGTTAGGGATTGGATCTGTGGCGGCAGCAGTAATGTCCTCAATGGACTCTGTGCTGCTGTCTTCAGCATCCATGTTCACACAAAACATATACAAGATGACTTTGAggaagcag GCAACAGAGCGGGAGTTGAAGTGGGTGATCCGTATTAGCGTGCTGGTGGTGGGCCTGGCAGGAACAGGCCTGGCCTTTGGTGATAACAGCGTGTTCGGCCTCTGGCTGGTAAGCGGTGACCTCCTCTACTGCGTCATCTTCCCGCAGCTCATCTGCGTGCTGCACTTCCGCTCTGCCAATAGTTACGGTGCCTTCAGCGGCTTTACAGTGGGACTGCTGTTGCGTGCGCTGAGCGGGGAGCCGCTGCTGGGGATCCCTGCTGTCATCCTGTACCCCGGCTGGAGAGAGGTGGATGGTGTTATCTTACAGTACTTTCCCTTCAGGACAATCGCCATGCTTGCCTCCTTGATAAGTGTTATTGCAGTTTCCTGGCTGGTGCAGTTAGGCTTTTGTAACAAACTAATTCCTCAGTCCTGGGATTTACTGGGGGTGtttgaagaggaaaaacaggcaCAGGGAGATGAAGTACCTGTTCCTTTGGAGGAAAAGAACAACATCCTTAATACAAAATTATAG
- the cfap161 gene encoding cilia- and flagella-associated protein 161 codes for MAHYRTSVKIGNWNEDMRLEEDAKKEYQEKKDRGDHTAQKVDFLKQHILRPLDLTVTNDGKLHFGDIVMLVNMGGEERACSALSINADINSFNRIPSPGILSPCGVVAGIGIQACPRTAFIITSVDGSPEGSSLHFDQSFALKTTSGFARGLYLTSDLQSFQKCAKKSRLQEVNLEDTSSFLSWWKIVHFDPQERLEYEGQPVPANMSVLIIHCKTNQALAVLGDHIIWNIYGKEYEMTAHTFLDSHKAEQDNNHWILCTSDPAGNGLILLNHPQLGAINKVLTQANPGV; via the exons ATGGCTCATTATCGCACAAGTGTGAAAATCGGAAACTGGAATGAGGACATGCGCTTAGAAGAG GATGCAAAGAAAGAGTATCAGGAGAAAAAAGACAGGGGTGATCACACTGCTCAGAAAGTAGACTTCCTGAAACAGCACATTTTGAGACCG ttGGATCTCACTGTGACAAACGATGGAAAATTGCACTTTGGAGATATTGTGATGTTGGTCAACatgggaggagaagagagggcCTGCAGTGCATTGAGCATTAATGCAGATATTAACAGTTTTAATAGGATTCCTTCGCCTGGCATTCTATCCCCATGTGGAGTTGTTGCAGGAATAGGTATTCAGGCCTGCCCACGCACTGCCTTCATCATTACAAG TGTAGACGGCAGTCCTGAAGGGTCGTCTCTTCATTTTGATCAAAGCTTTGCCCTGAAAACAACAAGTGGCTTTGCCAGGGGA CTTTACTTGACAAGTGACCTGCAAAGTTTTCAAAAG tgtgCAAAGAAGTCCCGGCTGCAAGAAGTTAACTTGGAAGACACCAGTTCCTTTCTGTCATGGTGGAAAATAGTACACTTTGACCCCCAAGAGAGGCTTGAATATGAAGGTCAGCCTGTTCCT gCTAATATGAGTGTGCTGATCATACACTGCAAGACAAACCAGGCTCTCGCTGTTCTGGGTGATCACATCATTTG GAACATATATGGCAAAGAGTATGAGATGACGGCTCACACATTCCTAGACTCCCACAAAGCAGAGCAGGACAACAATCACTGGATACTTTGCACCTCTGACCCAGCAGGGAACGGCCTCATCCTTCTCAACCATCCACAGTTAGGGGCCATTAACAAGGTGCTCACACAGGCAAACCCTGGCGTCTAA
- the cers3b gene encoding ceramide synthase 2, with amino-acid sequence MLHTVSEWLWWDRLWLPEKVSWSDLEDSEGCVYAKASQLYAALPCALCLLFIRFLFERYLATPLADLWGVRDRVRLTAEPNPVLEKYFCSQARFPSQTDLTYLCKKTSWPERKVQVWFKRRRNHERPGFRKRFCEASWRCVFYLFAFVAGVLALYDKPWLYNLKEVWAGFPKQSMLPSQYYYYLLELGFYLSLLLSLTFDVKRKDFKEQVTHHIATLTLLSFSWISNYIRIGTLVMACHDSADILLEGAKVFNYAKWHWSANTTFVVFTALFMLTRLVIFPFWLIHCTWVYPLEEFAPFFGYYFFNVMLLVLQILHIYWAVLISRMLLKLIFSKLEGDDRSDEEEADSDSPKERNNKLSHINGSGARGRANGH; translated from the exons ATGTTGCACACAGTCAGTGAGTGGCTGTGGTGGGATCGCCTGTGGCTGCCAGAAAAAGTCTCCTGGTCTGATCTGGAGGACAGTGAAGGTTGTGTTTACGCTAAAGCCTCTCAACTCTACGCTGCACTGCCCTGTGCCCTCTGCCTGCTCTTCATCAGATTCCTGTTTGAGAG GTATCTGGCCACACCACTGGCTGATCTTTGGGGAGTCAGGGATCGTGTTCGTCTCACAGCAGAGCCAAACCCTGTCTTAGAAAAGTACTTCTGCAGCCAAGCACGGTTTCCTTCACAG ACTGACTTGACGTATCTTTGTAAGAAGACCAGCTGGCCAGAAAGGAAAGTTCAAGTGTGGttcaagaggaggaggaaccaCGAGCGTCCAGGTTTCCGCAAGAGGTTCTGCGaggccag TTggagatgtgtgttttatttgtttgcatttgttgCCGGAGTGCTTGCTCTCTATGAT AAACCTTGGCTTTATAATCTGAAAGAGGTTTGGGCAGGCTTTCCTAAACAG TCCATGCTTCCATCTCAGTACTATTATTACCTCTTGGAATTGGGCTTCTATCTTTCTCTGCTTCTTAGCCTCACATTTGATGTGAAACGGAAG gaCTTTAAAGAGCAGGTGACCCATCACATAGCCACACTGACTCTTCTGAGTTTCTCCTGGATTTCAAACTACATCCGGATAGGAACTCTTGTGATGGCCTGTCATGACTCGGCTGACATACTGCTTGAG GGTGCAAAGGTATTTAACTATGCAAAGTGGCACTGGTCTGCTAACACCACGTTTGTGGTGTTCACAGCTCTCTTTATGCTGACCAGACTtgtcatttttcctttttg gctGATACACTGTACATGGGTGTACCCACTGGAGGAGTTTGCTCCCTTCTTCGGCTATTACTTCTTCAATGTGATGTTATTGGTTCTTCAGATACTCCATATTTACTGGGCTGTTCTCATATCGCGAATGCTTTTAAAGTTAATATTCAGTAAG CTGGAAGGTGACGATCGGAGTGATGAAGAAGAGGCTGACAGTGATTCACCAaaggaaagaaacaacaaaTTGAGTCACATTAACGGCTCTGGAGCCAGAGGCCGTGCAAATGGTCACTGA